In Mytilus edulis chromosome 7, xbMytEdul2.2, whole genome shotgun sequence, a single genomic region encodes these proteins:
- the LOC139481770 gene encoding uncharacterized protein yields the protein MAFASSIQKCQIPVGCQLCESGNKIKWKCSTCESLMCDKCKDGVHLKIGKDHKILNIYDIGKPGGQKDTIIFSEVLCDEHSNQACCLFCKTCNKCICPKCITKAHNGHELIEEEDYNKGKVELKSKQKGEIKLEISKVYTTDLNNIHLKAVCSDGSMWMGDNLRSKLQHVKLMGNRTEVITSQNTQIYGMAKTHSNNILVIPDDGTKLKLINTVTGEITDSRYDVKPLDPIGVHVTSDHRVIIGAGSGGDAFSATGRGVVVVMDQEGKQLKEYEHINHKKQLFSLPRFLTSTKRLFTFPVRVTTTSNGNICVVDWLDKDYRGRVVVLSPGGDVLGTYTGQPDVNTVKKPFKPKGILTTPSDNILVTDVNNNLLHILTDQGQSITYYNLRDMRILYPHSLALSTTGTIYIGCVNKSGSPKAKLYELNFSGF from the coding sequence atggcGTTCGCAAGTTcaatacaaaaatgtcaaattccAGTTGGATGTCAGTTATGTGAAAGTGGAAATAAGATTAAATGGAAATGTAGCACATGTGAGTCGCTCATGTGTGACAAGTGTAAGGATGGGGTTCATCTAAAGATTGGGAAAGATCACAAAATACTTAACATTTATGATATCGGAAAACCTGGAGGGCAAAAGGACACAATTATATTCAGTGAAGTCCTATGTGATGAACATTCTAACCAGGCTTGCTGTCTATTTTGTAAAACTTGTAATAAGTGTATCTGTCCAAAGTGTATCACTAAAGCTCATAATGGACATGAGTTAATTGAAGAAGAAGATTATAATAAAGGCAAAGTAGAACTGAAATCAAAACAGAAGGGTGAAATTAAGTTAGAAATATCCAAAGTTTATACAACAGATCTTAACAATATTCATTTGAAAGCAGTATGTTCTGATGGTTCTATGTGGATGGGGGATAATCTCAGATCAAAGTTACAACATGTCAAACTTATGGGAAATAGAACTGAAGTTATAACAAGTCAAAACACTCAGATTTATGGAATGGCAAAAACTCATTCAAATAACATTCTTGTCATACCAGATGATGGGACTAAACTCAAACTAATCAACACCGTGACAGGGGAGATAACTGATTCCAGGTATGATGTAAAACCATTGGACCCAATCGGTGTCCATGTAACCAGTGATCACAGAGTCATCATAGGAGCCGGGTCTGGAGGTGATGCATTCTCTGCCACAGGAAGAGGTGTAGTGGTGGTCATGGATCAGGAAGGAAAGCAACTAAAGGAATATGAACATATTAATCATAAGAAACAATTATTTAGTTTGCCCAGATTTCTAACCAGTACCAAACGATTATTTACCTTCCCTGTACGGGTAACTACTACCAGCAATGGTAACATCTGTGTTGTCGACTGGTTAGATAAGGATTACAGAGGTAGAGTGGTAGTGTTATCACCAGGAGGAGACGTACTAGGGACTTACACTGGTCAACCTGATGTCAACACAGTGAAGAAACCATTTAAACCTAAAGGAATACTAACAACACCATCAGATAATATCCTTGTTACAGATGTTAACAATAATTTATTACATATACTGACCGACCAAGGACAAAGTATTACCTACTACAATCTCCGTGACATGAGAATCTTATATCCACACTCACTTGCTCTGTCTACAACAGGAACTATTTATATAGGATGTGTTAATAAGAGTGGAAGTCCTAAGGCCAAACTTTATGAGTTAAACTTTTCTGGATTCTAG